TAACCAACTGACTGGGCATATTGGTGAATTCCTGCATAACTCATTGGTTAGGCTTCGGTTGAATAATAACAAATTACGTGGTCCCCTTCCATTGTCAATCTCTAAATTGGTGAGCCTTCGTGAACTAAATGTTTCCTTCAATAATTTAAGTGGCAATGTGGAGTCAAAAATATTCTTTAGGCTCAAAAATCTTGAATCTCTTGAAATGTCAAATAATCCTCTCTTGTCACTAAGCTCCTTCACCTTTGCCACCAATATCTTGCCCAACATTAACAATTTACGATTGTCTTCTTCCAACATAACTGAATTTCCACACTTTTTACAAACTGCAAAATATATACAACTCTTAGACCTTTccaaaaaccaaatcaaaggCAATATTCCGAAGTGGTTTTTGGAGGGGGGGAAGGATTCATTGTATTTCTTTTCAGTCTCAAGGAATAATTTAACTGGAGAGATCCCTCTCTTGATTTGCAATCTCAGTTCCCTCCAATACCTTGATTTGTCTTATAATCACTTGAGTAACATGATTCCTCCATGTTTGGGAAACTCAAGTAATTATCTCatagatttggatttgaaaaGTAACAATCTTCATGGTACTATCCCTTTAACATTTGCAAAGGGCTGTTACTTGAGAAGTCTTAAACTCAATGGCAACCAATTTGAAGGTTCATTGCCACAATCATTGGTCCATTGTAGAAAGTTGGAAGTTCTAGATTTTGGTAACAACAAGATTAATGGAACCTTTCCTCTTTGGTTGGAAAATCTTCCAAACTTGCGGGTTCTTATCTTGCGGTCAAACAACTTTCATGGTGCTATAGGCAATCCCAAGACCAAATTCCCATTCCCAAATTTGCGAATCATTGACCTTTCTCACAATGAGTTCCATGGGCATTTGCCGACAAACCTTTTTAAGTATTTAAAAGCCATGATGAATGCGAGTGCCGGCAAAGGTGAATTGAAATATATGGGTGATTTTTATTATCAAGATTCTGTGATAGTGGAGATGAAAGGGATTTCCATTGAATTGGTAAAAATCCAAAGTCTATTCACAACCATTGATTTCTCCAACAATAATTTCCAAGGAGAAATTTCAGAGTCAATTGGAGAGCTTCAATCACTTAAGGGGCTTAATTTTTCACACAATAATCTTACAGGTTGTATGCCTCCATCGTTGGGAAAATTAACCAATCTCGAATGGTTAGATCTCTCCTCAAACAAGCTCATAGGTGAAATTCCTATACAATTGACAGATCTCACATCACTGGAAATTTTAAACCTATCAGAAAACTATCTTTCTGGACAGATACCTCAAGGTAAACAGTTCAATACCTTTATGAATGATTCTTACAATGGGAACCAAGGGTTATGTGGATTTCCAATGACAAAAGCTTGTGGCAATGATGAGggacaacaaccaccaccatcatcaacgATTCAGGAAGatgatttcaaatttgaaaatgggTTTCATTGGAAAGTTGTATTGTTGGGTTACGGTGTTGGATTCATGTTCGGATTAGGTTTGGGTTATCTTGTGTTCTCAAGTGGAAAGCCAATATGGCTAGTGAATATTTTTTATGGAGAACAAGGTAATAATGTACGAAGATCCAAGAAGAATGCTCGTGGACGAACTCATTGAAGAAGAATTTGGTGGATGCAAATACTGATTCTAGGTACATTCTTATAtgctaataatatatttgaaaataatctatttcataattttttggttCATTAAAACTGTGTCTTTAAATTGTTAAGATGATTTTTCATTTCTAATTTGCTTTATTCTAGTTAGGAATGGCTGTACTTGTGTTAATGTGAGGCTTATTACTAGTATTATAGGGTGCATAAGCTTCTAtgtttcctttcaaaaaaaaaattctatgtttAAAGTATAGCTATATAGGAGAGTAATCTGATGTGTTGATATTGTTTCTATTGCCACTAAAGGCATTATGCTAGTCTGTTCTTGATCCAAAATCTTCCTAtattctgtctctctcttttaagatattttttgtTAAGGTCCTTTCACCTAAGGGCTTTGGCAACAGTCTAAGGTTTAGGATTTGATGATTGTTTGTTAAAAACGATGCTTAAATAAAACTTGAGGAAAATGTAAGAAACAGACTTTAAAAGAAATGGTATCTCTTTACATTTTTATATGTTGAGGAGTCTATCAATAAGATTCTAAAGTACATATTGGTTATGTGGAAAACTTAGAAAATTAATGAATTGATAATATGTTCCTAGTGATTTTTGCTGTTTTGGTTTCCACAAATTGTTACAGTCACCTTTACTTAGCCAACTAGTTGTTTCTCGAACTTTTTGGTTATAATTTTTCAgtcaaaaatgtcaaaaattaaataaataaataaaatgaaatatttttctcatttcaaATTCAGTTAAACTGATGCTAAAGAACAGCTCTTAGTAACTCGTTTTATTGGTGCTCTGATGTAAACTACTATACTTGACATCACAGGCTGGTGGCCCTTTCTATCCAATGTTAATAGGATTGAGG
This genomic stretch from Quercus robur chromosome 4, dhQueRobu3.1, whole genome shotgun sequence harbors:
- the LOC126721647 gene encoding receptor-like protein 33; translation: MIPPCLGNSSNYLIDLDLKSNNLHGTIPLTFAKGCYLRSLKLNGNQFEGSLPQSLVHCRKLEVLDFGNNKINGTFPLWLENLPNLRVLILRSNNFHGAIGNPKTKFPFPNLRIIDLSHNEFHGHLPTNLFKYLKAMMNASAGKGELKYMGDFYYQDSVIVEMKGISIELVKIQSLFTTIDFSNNNFQGEISESIGELQSLKGLNFSHNNLTGCMPPSLGKLTNLEWLDLSSNKLIGEIPIQLTDLTSLEILNLSENYLSGQIPQGKQFNTFMNDSYNGNQGLCGFPMTKACGNDEGQQPPPSSTIQEDDFKFENGFHWKVVLLGYGVGFMFGLGLGYLVFSSGKPIWLVNIFYGEQGWWPFLSNVNRIEGQHPFIFNEALAGIPRPNDNITLTLHLFAFRDARDIGKVCYEFIQKCLPYLKGTGQSNPTIAPDFLIETKMSESAMGISYLQELSSLVSFGKLIANEKTARLARVYVPDDGSIFRMDFAWAMMKMSGLNVLAGSQG